The sequence TGAAACATTGTCCTCCCTTCCTGCTCAGCCCCAAGCCCCCACATTCCTCCACCCTGGGGGGAAGCGCCCTGTACTCCCTCATGCCCACTCGCTCATCTTCTGCTGAGCTTCTGCCAGATCAAATCTGAACCCAGCCCATTCCTCTCGACAAGTGCTTATGTGTGGACACTTGTGTACATGGACATTCGCGTCAGGGTATGTGGGTGTGCATTTGGAGCtggtgcatgcatgtgtgtgctgcGGCTGCTGTACTGGGTAGAAGCATGGAGTGCCCAGTCTTTCATCCCAGACCATGTGTCTCCAAGGGCAGCAGGCAGCTTCTGAGGGAAGTTAGCAGATCTGTGGGTTAGTCAATAGGTGTCAGTGCGTGGTGGGGACGTTGAGCGGCAGGGCCAGGGCGGGATGCTAGATAGGAGTCAGTGGTTGGCTGACTCTAGGTTGACTAGCAGGCTGGGGGCGGTGTGGAGGGGGAACCAGGTGGGCTGGTCAGCAGTGTTGGATGCTTGGTGGGGCTGGGTGTCATGGGGAGGGAAGGCACACCTGGAGTCAGTGTTAGCCTTGTGGGGGATGAGCAGAGGGGCCACGGGCCTGATGCGAAGCACCTCTCGGATGGTGGCCTCCAGCAGGATGAGATGGCTCCGGTCGCTGATAGTTGGTGTACGGCTGAAACCTATATTCTGGTCAATCTCGTCATAGATCTTCTTCTTCAACTGAGGGCCAGAGGAGGGTAGATGTGACCAGtgtgcttaagcccaggagaagCATGGGCTTAGATGAATCCAACTGTCATCTCCAGAAGAGCCTGTCTAGACGCTTCCCAGCGATGGCTCTGCAGCCCAGGCTCTGCTTGCAGAAGATGGGGCAGCTCCTCTCTGGGGCCAGAGCGAGCCACTActtggggaaggggcagggcaggcctaGTCTTCCTGCACAGGAGCCCTGAGGGTATTAACTCCCTCTCCCTGGGGCCTAGAGGTTGGGCTGGCCGGGGTCTAATGTAGACAGGAAGGCAGGAGTAGGGAAAAGCCCACCTGAGGATTGTGCAGCAGGAAGGCCACAATCCACTTTATCACAGAGGCAGTGGTCTCCACACCGGCCCCAAAGATGTCCCCTACAGTGGCGAGAATGTATTTATCTGAAAGCTTCTTTGAATCCGCATCCGGGTCACTGTTGTTATTATCTGAGTTCATCTTGGCTTGGATCATAACATCCAGCATGTTGGTGGTAGAGTTGCTCCTGAATTTCTCCTGGTTGGGTGAGATTGGGAGACAGTGATAAGGAAGGAGCCCCATTTGCAACACTCCTGCCATACTCCTGTCCCAGACTAGAGACAACAAGCCTCCTCCTGCTTGCAAGTGGAGCGGGGCTGGGTGGGACTATGAGCTTGTGGAGGTGGAGGCAGCAGTGGGCCCTCTTTAAGTCTGGGGGACAGGGTGGGTCCCTTCTGGGATCCTTTTCAATTCCTTACTTTCCCACCCCCATTCATGAGGTCAGCTTTTGTTGTGCACCTGCCAAGTGCCAGGCTCGCTGCTAGGTGTTGGAGATCCTACAGTGTCCAAAATGGACCCCAACTCTGCTCTCATGACTCCTTTAACCTAGCTCATATTCTCTTCTGCTCCATTACCTACcttgtatttttccattattcCATTCAGCATATCATTTCGCATCCTAACACACTTCCTCAACATTTCCAAGCTTTTGTTGGGGAAAATCTGGAGagtaaaaagaaatgtcaaatcCATCCCTCCTCTATTTTGCTTTTTCAGCTGCCAGAATCCCTCCTGGAGGCAGATCCTAGCTTTCTGTCTCTGAAGAGTTCCCACTCCAACCCTGACCTTTTGCCAAAAGGGAAGGCAAGATGAGGACACAGAATGGGATCATTATGACAACTAGAACAATTCCAAACAAGGGGGGAGGGAGTGGCGCCCACTTCCCCATCTCCATTCAGTCAAACATCACGCACTGACTctgctgtgtgcccagccctTGGGGACAAGACAGACTTGAGTCTGAAGCCTTGAGCAAGCTCCTTAACCTCACTAAGGCTGTTTTCTCACCTGcacaatggggataataaaacctccTTCCAAAGGGAATTCTGCAATTAATACATACAGAAAGCTTGAGACTGGCATGTGGTAGTCAGAAAATAAACGAGAGCCATCATCAGCAGTATTAAGATGCGTGATTAAAAGGCTAAAGCTACTTCAGTAGAGAGTGGCAGAGGTTTTGAGAGGCAGAGGAGATAGAGGTCACTGTGGCTGGGGGGTCAGGGAAAAGAGGAGTTCGGAGCTgggcaggaaaaggaagagagaactgGGGACACCGTCAGGGTCTGCTGGGATCTGAAGGGGGCCTGGCCGCGTCCTCACCTGCAGCCAGGGGAATATGTCTACCAGACTGCCGTTGCCCAGATTCTCCAGGATGCCTTCGTTATATTCCTGTATCACTGTCAACTCGGGATCCCCGTACTTGTAGGAGTTGTTGAAGCAGATAAAGCAGATGATGTTGGTTATCGCCAGGAAGATAGGCAAGGAAATATCCATGGACTGTCCGTCGTAGGTGACCAGCACATCACACAATACACTGATTTCCTGACATACtgaggggagagagggcaggagggtgggaagTGAATCCATCAGCACCCTTGCCCCTCAACCCCAGTTCCCTTCCAGCCAGAGCAGGGACAGGTAGCAGATGGCCACTAGATGGCAGAAGTAGCCAAGAAAAGGCCGGACTGGGCCGTTCCcaaccctctcctctccccagccctcttcTCCCGCAGCACCTGCAGGGGagtccctcccagccccagggcccagaCTGGCACTCACTGATCTTCTCTAGTTTCTGGTGGCCGTCTTTGAACAGGGCAAAAGTGGCCAGCACCAGCTTCCGATGCAGCTGCCAGTGGGTGCCGTAGTCAGCGAAGGCGATGCCCTTTCGGTTGTCCGACAGGATGTCTAGAGAGGCCTTTGGAGAGCAGGCAGGCTGTAGGAATCCCACACCATCCCCCCAACCCTTGCCCTGGGCCTCCTGTACCTGTTCCCCTTCCTGGGGGAGAAGGCAGGTACCTGCCATGCTGACTCCACCATGGCTGTGAGGTCTTGGCAGCACAGGCCCTAAGGCCCCCTCCTCCCAGTTCCATCAGAGGGACACAcagtgaggaggaagaaagaaccCTGAATTAGAATGCGGGAGTCCTGGGATTCAGTCCTCTGATAGGGCGACCTCTGGGCCTCTCTTTTCTCATCAGCTTCTGACCAGGACATCAGCTCTCCGAATTGTGCCTATCCTGGGGGTAGGGAGCAGGCCAGCTTGTAGAGACTGCCCAGACCACTGTCTTTCCCTGGGTCCTCTGGGAAGTGCTAAAGGCACAGCTCATCTCATTTTTGTTTACCCTTCCGTTGCAAGCCCGTACACCCTACCACAAGCCCACGTCTGGAGAGTGCAACAGTTTTTTCCACCCAGTCAGGTCTTGGGTTAAGCTGCCTCCTCCTAGAGGTACCCCCAAAGCATAAGGGTCTAAAGCCTCCCTTTTCCATCCCCTGACCCCTAAGCTCCACCTGACTAGACTCCTCCATCCTCTCTGCCCTGGACAGGAACATAGGTGGGTGCCGGGATGGGGGATCCAGGTGGGTTTCTGGATGGTTAGTAACACCCCCGCCCTCCAGGATTGCAACGGCAAGCTCTGTAGGATCATTAGCATCCCTGAAATGCCACTGTAGGTCAGCCCCCATCGCCACCCCGCCACCCCATGGGCTAGAGCAACTGGGGACAGCTCCAGGGAAATAGCAATCCCAGCCTTCAGGAGCCAGGCCACTTCTCCCATGGAAGATGTAATCACTACCCCCATTTTCCAGGAAGAGTAACATTAATACTGGCTATTTTTGGAGCACttactgtgctgggcactgagctaagtgctttatatgcacCTTCTCAGTTCTTTGGAGAGGTCTAGGCCCAGAGAGACTATCATCCCATTCAGGGGCAGGATGGACCCCTCAGGCCACTGCTgtcaccccaccccacaccctggGAAGCCCAGTAGAGGAGGCCTTCCTTTAATTCTTCCAGCCTAGAGTAGAGGCCCCAGTAGAGGCTGAGGATTTCTCCCCTCCCATCGCCCCACTGGTCTGGCTTTGGAAGAATTACAGGTTGTTGGAACTGGAAGGCTCATTCCAGCCACAGTCCTGGCTGAAGACCTGAACACCCCCAGGGGCTGGTGAGGGAGGGGAAGATTGGCACTGCTTACCACTTGGGGCCGCCCAGAGAAATCCTTGCCCTTCTTAACAAGCACCTCCTTGGCCAGCTGGTAGTGGCCGACAACCACTAGAGTCTTGAGACCCATACGAACAGAATAGATGGGGCCGTATTTTTTCTGCAGCTTGAAGAAGTTGACATGCTGATGGCCATGTCTGGGGAGGAACGGCAGGCTGCCCACCAGGGGCAGAGACGGGAGGCTCTTGGGATACTTGGCACCAGGGCACCTTACCTTGGGCCAAAAGCAATAGGCTAGGGTGAGCAGCAAGAGGGCCACGAGCTCCCACATGGTGGCTGGGTGCTGGCAGGCAGGATGGAAGAGCCGCAGCGACTCTAGGGGATGAGGAGGCTGTTTTAAGGGCTGCTTCACCTTGACTTGGTGTTATCTCTTGCCTTGTGAAAGTTTATCCTGGAGCAGAGCCAGGCCTGAGCCCTCTCacaacagagagaaggagagtgGAGTCCTCCTCAAGGGCTGGCTCAACTCCAGGGCAAACCCCAGGAGGAGGAGGTAGGTAAGGGGGGACTGCCGAGCCCCCTCCCCGAAGCTCCCCATCCATGGATGACCCCAGAGTGCACCAGAAGCAAATGGTATCTGGGTTAGAAAGCAAGGCTTGGGACTTTCCATGTTGTAAAATCAACATGGATTTTACATGTACAGATGACAGAGTCAGGAGGATTACAAATGCCGAAGATATTTTATCTAGTCTTATTTAACAGCTAAGGAAAGTGAGAACTTCAAGAGTAAGGTCACACAAGATAGTGATGGCAAGAACACAGATGTCCTAACTCCTATTTTGCTGCTCTTTCTAGAGGCAAGGAAGTGTAGGGGTTAAGAGCACGGGCCCAAGAGTCAGATAGGCTTGGGTTCAAAATCTAGCTTGGCCACTTTCTAGCTATATGACCTCGGGTGAGTTGtgtaacttttaactttttttgtttttgttttgagacaaggtcttactctgtcagcAGGGCTAGTGTGCAGTGACCTCTTCCTAGCtcaactgcaacctcaaactcctgggctccagcgaacctcctggctcagcctcccaagtagctggatctgcaggtgcacaccaccacacctggctagtttttgaattttttgtagagtcagggtcttgttATTGCCCAGACAAATCCTAGCAAGGAGCAGAAATTCCATCTCTCACTTTTGTGAGTCTCCATTAATGAGTTCTGGTTGCCTGTCTGATGATCCATCTTTTCTATAAAGATTGACACCAAGAATGTGCACTCCTTTGGGGCTGTGACTTCATCTGGTAATATCAAATCATTGATAAATACTGAATGAGCCACTGAAGGACTCCAGCAGAAGATGAGGATAGAATCTGTCAGGAAGTTCTACTAATAAGAGCTCAGAAAAACTAGGGAGCCCATTTTGTTATAATAATAAGAATATAGTACAATATCTAatgagcacttactttgtgcctGGCGGCactttcacatgcattatctcattgaaCAGATTAAATATCATGAAAATCACAACAACTCTGAGAAGTAGATCCCACTGTTATTCCCATTGTATAGGGGAGGAAACCAAAACCTAAAAAGGTTAAAGAAACATACGGTTACTATATCAcacaacaattccactcctaggtatatacctaaaagaattgaaaacaggggcTGGGGgctatggctcacgcctgtaatcctagcactctgggagcctgaggcaggaggattgcttgagatcaggagttcgagaccagcctgagcaagagtgaggcccccatctctacaaaaaataggaaaaattagccaggcatggtggcatgcacctgtatttccagctacttgggaggctgaggcaggaggattgctcaagcttaggagtttgaggttgcagtgagctatgattatgccattgcactctagcctggatgacagggtgagaccttgtctcaaaaataaataaataaaataaaagatttgtgaCAAATTTAAGAGATTTGACTTATTTAAGagattcattatattaatagatatcttGGTGTCCACCCATTCCtagaataatattattaataccttGTCCAGAGTGTCTTCATGTAGTATAGAATTGAATTCTCTTTGTTATTTacttaagattttctttctttttttttttttttaaggattttatttcttttatacttcTAGTCATATGAAAAGTTGGGTTACAGTTTGCTTATTTGTACATGGCCAGGTTTGGGTATTAtgattttgttagttttttaaagttatctGAGAAACTCTCAGTCTTTTTGTATGTCCTATAAGCAGATCAAATATCATGAAAATGATCTGTTCTTTAAAGCTGTAAGGAAAAGTGACCCTGAGAACTGTCAGGGCCTAATGCCTTTTTTGGGAAGATAATTCTCTAACAAAACTTTCCAGTTTCCTCAATAGTTATTGGTCTTCTCAACTCTTCTGAAtcttcttgagtcaattttggcagttatatatttcttcaaattttatatttttcctgacTCATCAGgagtttgttttattaatcttttcaaagaatcaccATTTGGATTTCTTCATCAAGTCTTTGTTgtggtttggttttgttcttaATGTTGATCAATGATCAGTGCAAAACAACCTGTATAACTTTAGTTTATACTGAAAGCTTGTATTAATTCTACTTCCTTTGCATCCCTGATTTCCTTGTTGAAAACATAAGCTCTATTATTTACTAGAATTGAACACATATATAAcctatgacccagcaactccATTCTTAGGTATGTAACCAACAGAATGTGTGCATATGTTCAACAAGGAAAATTTATAACTCATCTAGAAAATAAATGTACTCTTACTAGTACATATTTGTAATCCATAGAGAAAGGTGATTTATAAAATCTATTTGGATATGTTCAAATGACCTTGAGGCATGGTTGCAGCTCTTACAATTTTTCGGTCCTTTGCAATTCCTGTATGTATTTTTGCAGATTAATTTAGTTATAGAGGAGGCATGAACTAGCCACATCCCCTTTGTTATCCCAGAAAAAAATTCTCTACCATTGTTTTATATTGTAGCCAATTTGTACCTCCTGGAATGAGGTATTTCATTAAGACTTTCATCTCGTGTCCATTTGAAGTTTTATTTGGTGCTACCAGGTgaccattctttttattttattttatttttttggagaaagggtctcactctgtcatccaagctggagtgcagtggcatgatcataacttactgcagcctccaactcctgggctcatgggatcctcctgcctcagcctcccgagtagctgggactacaggatgaATAATTTGATATGCCCTAGAGAGGGCCACAGTTCAGTCATTTGAACAATTTGACTTCTGGTAAGGAATTGGATTTTACAAGAGTGACTGGACTACTTATATCAGGCCTGGTATTGAcactttttatatttactatgaGGCCAATCAACAAATAATCTTGCATCAAGATTTAGTACTGGTGTAGCCAAAAGTTCTGTTCTGGTCATGGACACTTCTTGAATTACAGAAACAATCAAGAGATTCTCCTTCATTGGGTAAATGTAATAGAGTTTTTGGATTAAGAAAGTAACTCCagaccccagttaaaatggcttttatcaaaaagacaggcaataatgaatgctggtgaggatttggagaaaggggaactttcATACAtggttgatgggaatgtaaattagtgtaaccactatggaaaacagtatggaggttcctcaaaaaactaaaaataaaactattatatgacccagcaatcccattgttgggtatatatccaaaggatgggaattcagtatatcaaaaagatatttacacccccatgtttattgcaacactattcacaacagccaagataaggaatcaacctaagtgtccattgactgaggaatggataaggaaattgtggtgcatatacacaatggaatatttttttttttttttttttttggctggtcaagtggagcagtgggagtggagaaggaacaaaggaatctgtaactggttgtgatcaattagttgtaaacaccactgcactcggaccaacctcaatggaatattatatagccacaaaaaataaaatcctgctatttgaaacaacatggatggaactagagaacattatgttaagtgaaataagccaagtacaaaaagacaaatcttgcatgtttgcattcatatgtgggagctagatattaaaagcaattgatctcatggagacagagagtagagtgatggttaccagaggctgggaagggtagctggggtggggggatgaagAGGGGATAGTTAATGggtgtaaaaatatagttagacagaatgaacagCATTTGATAGCAGAACAAAgtgttagggtatactttaaaacaaagagtggaattagaatgttcctaacacagagaaatgttaaatgcctgaggtgatggaaaccccaattactctgatttgctTAATTtgcattgtatgcctgtatcaaaacatcacttgtaccctataaagatatacaactattatgtatccataataattaaaaattaaaaattgaaaaaaatagtaacaccAGGACAGGCATAGTGGCtaacgcctataatcccagcactctgggaagccaaggtgagagggttgcttgaggccagaagttcaagaccagcctgtacaACAAAGTGAGAggctgtctctaccaaaaaaaaaaaaaaaaaaaaagaaaaaaaaatatagctgGGCCAgctggcgtgtgcctgtagtcccagctactcaggaggctgaggcaggaggatcgcttgagctaggctgatgccagggcactctagcctgagcgagcagagtgagagtctgtctaaaaaaaaagaaaagagaaaaagaagcaaggCACAGACCTTGCCCACAcatgagaggagaggagggctcACACAAGGGCGTGAACAACAGGAGGTGGGGGATCATGG comes from Eulemur rufifrons isolate Redbay chromosome 28, OSU_ERuf_1, whole genome shotgun sequence and encodes:
- the CYP17A1 gene encoding steroid 17-alpha-hydroxylase/17,20 lyase codes for the protein MWELVALLLLTLAYCFWPKVRCPGAKYPKSLPSLPLVGSLPFLPRHGHQHVNFFKLQKKYGPIYSVRMGLKTLVVVGHYQLAKEVLVKKGKDFSGRPQVASLDILSDNRKGIAFADYGTHWQLHRKLVLATFALFKDGHQKLEKIICQEISVLCDVLVTYDGQSMDISLPIFLAITNIICFICFNNSYKYGDPELTVIQEYNEGILENLGNGSLVDIFPWLQIFPNKSLEMLRKCVRMRNDMLNGIMEKYKEKFRSNSTTNMLDVMIQAKMNSDNNNSDPDADSKKLSDKYILATVGDIFGAGVETTASVIKWIVAFLLHNPQLKKKIYDEIDQNIGFSRTPTISDRSHLILLEATIREVLRIRPVAPLLIPHKANTDSSIGEFAIDKGTEVVVNLWALHHNEKEWHQPDQFMPERFLDSTGSQLISPSLSYLPFGAGPRSCVGEVLARQELFLFTSWLLQRFDLEVPDDGQLPSLEGNPKLVFLIDPFKVKIKVRQAWREAQAEAST